The genome window TTAATGCGATAAAATATACAGTCCGGctgcagctctgctctgacaCCAGACAAAGTGTGGATAGAGCAGATGGAGGAGTGATGTTGGATTTCGTAGCAGGTCGTGTGGATTGAACAGGTTAGCAGTCAGAGCCTTCATTGACCAGCCTTGTTCCAGGTCAGCCCACTGATGCTCAACCAGACTGGGATCTAGggaatctgctgtgatgcttaagCGTTTTCCTGAGTGATTTGTCCTGCTGAGTGAGGCCTGCGACAATGTTCAGGTGGGTGGCACGTTCACACGATTCCCAGCAGAACATTTCATTATGAAAACACAGTTAAATGCTTTTTACTTCACCTGCGAGTGGGTTTAATATTTTGGCAAATCTCTGAACAACTGCAATGTTTATGAATCTATCCCACTGGCATTACCTCACTGCCTTCATTTCTCTCATCTAAACACAGGTTCATCCAAAAACGATGGTGAGCGGCTTCAAGAGGAAGATTTACAGTTTTATGAGCTGTAAAGtctgttttaattaaattaccacaaaagacaaaactctttattcttattttaaaaagaattcaAATAGAGATGTTTGTTGCATGTATGATAGCGCACACCACTGCCAGTACTTTTTACAGGTTCCTTCTGAGCTTATGAAACTTCTGCACACTGCTCGAAGTCCTTTCGGTGCAGTCTCTCTAGTTTCACACAAaggtatataaaaaaaattaaatccgttacaaagaaaacaaaatccatAAAATCCCTTTTTGTGACCAGTAGCTCTATTTGGGCTGTGGTAGTGGTTAAAGCTGGCTCAGCTGCTGgtcatataaaaaaataaaaaaaaacagaccccCAGAATAAAGCTCTGTGGCAAGAGCTCTCCGGTGACCAGTCAGTTAATCGTCGCTCTGATTCCGCCTTTCTTCAGCATCTCTCTGGATTTGTACGCGTCACAGATGGGAATATGAGTAGTCAGTGACAGCCACAGGCTCTGACCACCATGTTGCGGTACTTCTTGAGGATGACATTGGAGCTTTCATCAAAATAGAGCACAGAGATGCCGTGGAGCTGTGTTGGGGCACAGCAGGCTTTGGGCACCGTCTCTGGGTTGATAAAGTGCACCTGTGGCACAgaagaaatacaaaatatatcCTCAGGGAGAGCAGAGGCTACAGAGGAAATGCCTTTAATCAGGGATCGTTTGAGGCTTACCAGAGTTTGCACAATAGCGTGATTGGTGGCATTCATGTAGGAGTTCAGAGGAAAAGCACATTCTCCCTCACAGTAATATGCTGCGTAGCCCTCTGGTGCTATGATCCAGTCCTGGTCAGGGGTTTTTTAAGTGTTTGTTAATTGTCACTTTTGAAGAAATGCTTTCAAAAAAGTGTTGATAAATTTTAGTTTTTACCTGCCATCCCAAATCCTTGAAGCTGACATACAGCTCGTGCTTTTTACATCCTTCTTTAGAGATGCCGATATtggctgaaaacaaaagcaaatatcATTTGACACAACAGGTTCTTAAAGCTCCTGAAATGACTCCGCTCATGAGTGACATTTTAACTCTTTAGACGCCTACGAGGAGTAACCTTTGCATTCCTTTTTTGAACTGAGTGGTTTCTGTTATATTTCAGGCCTGTTTTCAGAACAAAATGACTGAGTGTGTATCAGATGTTAGTCAGGGTGAGCTCTACCTATACAGCTTATTACTGCTGCCCCTGGAAAAATGTCAAATCACGTCTTTATTGACATTGAGCTGTCAAAACTCATCATTAAGGGTACAAGGGAGGTCGTCTTCATCTGGGAAAAGAGGGTTTAGGGGTTCAGTAACCTGTTGCAGCTTCCACTGCCCTCAGTGCATCTTGAACAGTCCTCTGGGGTTTAGAGCGGCTTGACTGGCGCCCCTTTTGGCCATTGGCTGAACGAACGCTGCGGAGTCGCACCTCATTGGTTTTGAAGAAGACAACCAGGAATGGCTGCTTGTCCTGAGGCCCACTGCCCACTACCACTCCAGCTAACTGGGGGTTTCTCTTCTGACCtgcagaaatcaattatttattgatttatttaatattactacCATGGATCACACgccatttttcagttttgtagAATCAATTTTGGATAATCACTGACCATGACTGTCCTCAAGAACCAAGTGCAAGCCAAGATTATGCTCAGGGTTGACCAGCCACAGGTTACTCGTGGTGGTCAGGTCAAAGACCAACCATCCCTCTTCTGAAGCCAGAACTTCTCGCCGGTCCAGCAGGAACAGCTCCAAGTCACTGAGGACAGAATGAAATGTAAACACACTCGAGGGATTTCAGTGCAGAAAAGCTCCAAGTGCAAAGTAAAATCTTTCCCAGGCGGACTCAGTCGATCGACTTTTCCACAGAACACAACTTAAAATGCAGTGAAACCCCACCGTGATGGGTTGTTTTTCACTGCAAATGGATTTCATTCCTCGGTGAAATTTATGGAACCCGTGGACGTTTttgaaaatacaaacacatcTAAAGGAATGTGGTATGCTTGGGAAAATGTTTGGCTTTCAGTATTTAATACACCACAAATGTCAAAAGCATATGTGAGATCCTGTACGACTTAGAGTGCAGAAGTACTGGACCActtgttatgtttttgttttgtttaagctCACTATACCAGTACAGTGGAGCTGAAGTTCACCAGTTACAGTGAGGTTAAAGTGCTAAGCTTCAGCAATGTGTTTGAGGGTAAACCCACGATGGAGACGGATCAGAGAAACTGTACCAGTCAATGGTTAGAGACTCGAGTTTAATCTAAGTGGACACATTTCATTTGCTGAAGTCCAAGCTGAAGGGAAAAATTCAttgcagcagtgtgtgtgtgtgtgtgtgtgtgtgtgtgtgtgtgtgtgtgtgtgtgtgtggttttatcaCTCCTTTAACAGCACAGCGTTTTATATGATGCTGACATTTCCAGGAAATAAATGCAAAGTGGAAGCGAATGAAACGGTtctaatttaaaatgtaaaagcatcACCTCAGTTAAATTCCCTGACAGCTACCCCTCTAAATCATGCAGTCCTCCCACTTTGAATGTTATCAAAGCAGCACTTTAACGCTGATGTGTGTCCGCTTAGGGGCAGATCTCAACAGAGAATTGCTTTGTTTATAGTCTGAGTTTCAGACGTCTGTCTTTTGTCCTGCTGCCTGCTCGTCTGTGTGGAGTggcttttgtgtgtctgaatgACAATGGTGCTGCCGGCAGCCCCACTCTCACAGATAAAACACTTTAATCTACACCTACTGACTGGCACATGACCCCTTTTTATCAAAACCCATGATTTTAAATCATTGCTGACCGGCTTTAATTCAGCTGATACAATAGGACCAGTGAAATACACCGACGGGGTGGTGCTGTGTGTTATCAGCCATCTTACAAGCTTCTGACCAAATATAAAAACCTAGTACGAGTTTCTTTGTAAATCCTGTCGTAATCATTTTTCTAATGACTGGTCCTCTGCAGTTGGATGTTTGTCATGTCTCTACACGTTTTCTTTAGAAAAGCTGTATTTGTTATGAATCTTTATCTTTAGTTTTAATTCGTTTTTATTAATTCGTTTTAATTATGAAGACTCAACATTAAGTTTTAGCTCCACAAATCTCAGAAAGAAATTGTTTGAGAGACTGACTTTTAcagttttggcttcttttttggGGGTCAGTCAAGAAACAAAATGTAGGTGTTGTTTGTGCCTGTGATCATTTCCATGAGTTTCTCTTTGGACTGAAATACAAACCTGGAGGGTTTTTCCCCCCTTTATTAAATCTTAAATTGTGTCAGCAGGATTTCTAAAAGTTTCCATCATAAGGGTCTTAAAATCTGTGGATTTTCGATGGTTCCAAAAgtctgattttatttaaaattgtgaAACCAAAATTTGAGCACCTTCTCAAAAGCAACAAATATGAAGAATATTAATGGAAATATTTTCAGATTCAAAACATTAATTTGGCATTGAAGgtataaaaatgtaatgtaaatgtaaaagaaTCAGTAAATCAGGCATCTTATGACATACAccacattattttatattacactGGTATCTATAATTTCTTATTGCTTTGCAAATTAATGTTTTGACACAATACCAGTATTCTCATTAGCAGCCTAAATAATAAATGTGATTTAATGGTTGTTATTGTAAAGTTTTGAGTTCTCAAAGCCAAAGAAATAACGACCTTAAAAAGATCCAATGAGGCCTCAGACAGTGAGAAAGCCTGATGTAcatgtaaataaagtttttaaaaaagatgacCAACTCTAGGAATTGCCAGTTACCGCAAGTTAATaaaaattaatacaatacacAGGAAAAGTATGCAGTTACATCAATGTATCAGAGGAAATCTTAATGTTGTAGTGAGTTTTAGTTTTTATCCACATGTGAAAAGCTTATTCTGGGggattttatgtcatttttgcTTGGAAAAAATATCCAAATGATTAAGTTATcgaaataaaaatgttgaaacTGCTAATTTATTGATCAAATTATTATTTCAGGTCTAGCTCGCTGGTTAGTTTCAAAACATCTGTGTTAACaatgcaacacaaaacaaaacagacttttCCCTGAGGTTAGAGGGAAGTTGGTGTGTAAATTCACCTGCGGCTTTcaacaaggaaaataaaaagaaagttaaaaacaTATCAGACACTGGCAGAGAAAACCCGGAGGCATGATGGAGAGATAACTGCGTAATAGAAAAACTGACGTGTTGATGGTTTGGTGTCATTTTGTAGCTTCAGCTGTGTGATATAAACACCGGTCTCCTGGGAGCTGATTTTCTCAGACAGCGTGAGAGTAAACCACTCTGAGAGAACCACTGTATTTCCGTAATTGACACTAATTTCTGTGTCAACAGTGGCAGTACTGACACGAACATCAGCACAAATAAGCTGTGGGGAAACGTAGCCCAACAACCCATTTTCTAAGAAAAACAAGTGTTTAGCCTGTTGAAATTCAGCAAGAGGACTCAAACCATGGAGTCGAGCTCAATGATCAGAGAAATAATGAATTCAAAAAAGAAGGGTTGACATATATGATAATATCAATTAAGAACAGAGAAAGGAGCAAATAAGAAACTCTCTTTACCCATTTGGAGGATCCTGCAGCACCTGGTAGAGACTCACTCTGAATGTTTTGTTCTCACTGTGCTCCTGGATGAGATCCTTGTAAATCCTGAACTCTGCTGCTGTGATGGCCTCTCCCTCTGGAATACGTGAAAGGTCAAAGCGAAACTCTGTAGCATGGCGCTGGAGGAGAAGATCTTGATCCTGATCAACTACAAGACgacaacagacagacaaaccTGAAGAGCAGGTGGTGGCTTTGATGTGCTTTAAAAAGGATTATCCCCCTTATAGACCATCTGGTTACAACATCGCCATAATAAACGGTTTATTGTTTTCTCccagaggcacacacacacacaaacacacaaggtgaaaaaaaaccccttttGACCTTCAAAAAGAAAGTTTGCACAGACACTGAAAAGGCACTAAGGCAAACCACTTAGTGCAATCAGATGGTAAAGCAACTGTGGTCTCTCAAAACATTCAGTCAGTTCTCTGATGTGTGTTGCTCTGCCCGCAGCTCGGAAGCACTCGGGTTGAAATAGGAAAAATCCTGCTGCCATGAGTAAAATGACTGATCTAAACATCACTTTAGCCAAGTTTGCCATACAGGCCAATGTgaaggaaaggaagaaaaaaatactcATGGCTCAGTTTGGCTCCCTGTTTAAATTGCACACATGTGCTGACCACAAGAAAAGCCCAGTTAAGGCGCAGCCCGGAAAACCACAGCAGCTAGTGTACTTTTACAAACACGCTCACATAAAGCATAGAGAGGCACACAAATTCACATGTGCCATTACACCCAGTGTCTGTGCCCATTACAGCCCCCTGATCGTTTTGCAATACGTCGCCATCCGGTGAGTTCAGCCTGACTGTAGGAGAAAGTGGAGCAGCAGTAGCTGGTGACACTGCGAGGTTTCCGCCCAGTCCTGAGccggctgaagctctccaa of Maylandia zebra isolate NMK-2024a linkage group LG5, Mzebra_GT3a, whole genome shotgun sequence contains these proteins:
- the LOC101476232 gene encoding bone morphogenetic protein 7, which encodes MLTSALAKIPFLLSWGYLVLATRVAFSNFSVDNEVRSSFIQRRLRGQERREMQREILSILGLPQRPRPHVHTKSNAAPMFMLDLYNTISIDPEQHRYSNYETVLPTQTSPLVTPQDSRFLEEADTVMSFVNLIDQDQDLLLQRHATEFRFDLSRIPEGEAITAAEFRIYKDLIQEHSENKTFRVSLYQVLQDPPNGDLELFLLDRREVLASEEGWLVFDLTTTSNLWLVNPEHNLGLHLVLEDSHGQKRNPQLAGVVVGSGPQDKQPFLVVFFKTNEVRLRSVRSANGQKGRQSSRSKPQRTVQDALRAVEAATANIGISKEGCKKHELYVSFKDLGWQDWIIAPEGYAAYYCEGECAFPLNSYMNATNHAIVQTLVHFINPETVPKACCAPTQLHGISVLYFDESSNVILKKYRNMVVRACGCH